In Solidesulfovibrio sp., a single genomic region encodes these proteins:
- the truA gene encoding tRNA pseudouridine(38-40) synthase TruA, translated as MPRLRLTIAYDGTRFAGWQLQAPGGGRSVQGCLEEALAKLCGGLVRVHGSGRTDAGVHALAQVAHLDVPEDRAGLPWQRVLNAMLPPDVSIVDAALVAAGFHSRFSATGKAYRYTLWTERAYVLPWRRPYVWNVGRYAPLDVAAMDACAGLFAGFHDFAAFCNAGSDPASTSRLVRSVSRVASPSPQEMAWEFRAEGFLKQMVRNLMGALVEVGRGKVSPEDIRSVLTMGQRRLAPPTAPASGLCLVGVEYASDGRGHKRHLFHQPEAGQG; from the coding sequence ATGCCGCGCCTTCGCCTGACCATCGCCTACGACGGCACGCGGTTCGCCGGCTGGCAGTTGCAGGCCCCGGGCGGCGGCCGTTCGGTCCAGGGCTGCCTGGAAGAGGCCCTGGCCAAACTGTGCGGCGGGCTGGTGCGGGTTCATGGTTCGGGGCGCACCGACGCCGGGGTCCACGCCCTGGCCCAGGTGGCTCATCTGGACGTGCCCGAGGACAGGGCCGGACTCCCCTGGCAGCGGGTGCTCAACGCCATGCTCCCGCCCGACGTGTCCATCGTGGACGCGGCCCTGGTCGCCGCCGGATTCCATTCCCGGTTCTCGGCCACGGGCAAGGCCTACCGCTACACGCTGTGGACCGAGCGGGCCTACGTCCTGCCCTGGCGGCGGCCCTACGTCTGGAACGTCGGCCGGTATGCCCCCCTCGACGTCGCGGCCATGGACGCCTGCGCCGGGCTCTTCGCTGGCTTCCACGATTTCGCCGCCTTCTGCAACGCCGGCTCCGACCCGGCCTCGACCAGCCGCCTGGTCCGGTCCGTCAGCCGCGTCGCCTCGCCTTCGCCCCAGGAGATGGCCTGGGAGTTCCGGGCCGAGGGCTTTCTCAAGCAGATGGTGCGCAACCTCATGGGCGCCCTGGTGGAAGTGGGGCGCGGTAAAGTTTCCCCCGAGGACATCCGATCCGTACTGACGATGGGGCAAAGAAGGCTTGCGCCGCCGACCGCGCCGGCAAGCGGGCTTTGCCTGGTTGGCGTGGAGTACGCAAGCGATGGCCGGGGGCATAAGCGACATCTATTTCACCAGCCTGAGGCTGGCCAAGGGTGA
- a CDS encoding magnesium transporter MgtE N-terminal domain-containing protein, whose translation MAGRIAPRATKVLGVFVMIAAVKLGILVFMGLDLLLPDPPARTVARLAAPVAAPSLPLPMPGPAPALAQQAPAAPQTPAAAPAKAPEKPAAATTPDAQALLKRQDELDQREAALKTLETDLNARVAKLKEMETSIKGMLEEAKGVKDQKLKHLIDVYSNMNAKQAAKVLETLDNAIAVRILAGMRGRQAGEILNNMEAKKAAGLTEMLNKMQLPPADGAGPDGP comes from the coding sequence TTGGCCGGCCGCATCGCGCCCCGGGCCACCAAGGTGCTGGGCGTGTTCGTGATGATCGCGGCGGTCAAGCTCGGCATCCTCGTGTTCATGGGCCTCGATCTGCTGCTGCCCGATCCGCCGGCGCGCACGGTGGCCCGGCTCGCCGCTCCGGTTGCGGCCCCGAGCCTGCCGCTGCCCATGCCCGGCCCGGCCCCGGCCCTGGCCCAGCAGGCCCCGGCCGCCCCGCAAACGCCGGCCGCCGCCCCGGCCAAGGCCCCGGAAAAACCGGCCGCCGCCACCACTCCCGATGCCCAGGCCCTGCTCAAGCGCCAGGACGAACTCGACCAGCGCGAGGCGGCGCTCAAAACCCTGGAAACCGACCTCAACGCCCGCGTGGCCAAGCTCAAGGAGATGGAGACGAGCATCAAGGGCATGCTCGAGGAGGCCAAGGGGGTCAAGGACCAGAAGCTCAAGCACCTCATCGACGTCTACTCCAACATGAACGCCAAGCAGGCGGCCAAGGTCCTGGAGACCCTGGACAACGCCATCGCGGTCAGAATTTTGGCGGGCATGCGCGGCCGGCAGGCGGGCGAGATCCTCAACAACATGGAAGCCAAGAAAGCGGCCGGCCTTACGGAAATGCTCAACAAGATGCAGTTGCCGCCGGCGGACGGCGCCGGCCCGGACGGCCCGTAG
- the fliJ gene encoding flagellar export protein FliJ, translated as MTKPFRFNLERILDIRTQLEERARMELGKAMAACQAQEREVSRLRNELAAREASMAQKKDPTPGDFWLWRAYRERLLQDIAQAEFRLKQLEQVRERCREAAVARSKDRKLLDKLKTKKAARHAIEQNIAEQKENDEMASVRYQPPVV; from the coding sequence ATGACCAAGCCGTTTCGTTTCAATCTCGAACGCATCCTGGACATCCGTACCCAGCTCGAGGAGCGGGCCCGGATGGAGCTCGGCAAGGCCATGGCCGCCTGCCAGGCCCAGGAGCGCGAAGTGTCGCGCCTGCGCAACGAGCTGGCCGCCCGCGAAGCCTCCATGGCCCAGAAAAAGGATCCCACGCCCGGCGATTTCTGGCTGTGGCGGGCCTACCGCGAACGGTTGCTCCAGGATATCGCCCAGGCGGAGTTTCGGCTCAAGCAACTGGAGCAGGTGCGCGAACGCTGCCGCGAGGCGGCGGTGGCCCGTTCCAAGGACCGAAAACTCCTGGACAAACTCAAAACAAAGAAGGCGGCGCGCCATGCCATCGAGCAAAACATCGCCGAGCAAAAGGAAAACGACGAAATGGCTTCGGTCCGCTACCAGCCGCCCGTCGTCTAG
- a CDS encoding adenosylcobinamide-GDP ribazoletransferase, whose product MRLVREYLAAMGFLTRLGPAVRDPDMAACVPLFPVVGATLGLVLAAPLALGLFAGHPLAGGFAYAVANVWLTRGLHIDGFADVADAWGSLATGDRFFAIMKDSRIGAFGGMAIVVALAGAMLLAGECLAAGRVWVLAFAPVLGRAGAVALMRACRDIGRPGLGSLCLPGAGRANTAIALGFTLLAGVVLAGGRVVAVACLLAGLVVFKLARLARRNGGVNGDFLGAAIVGCELAGLAAGLA is encoded by the coding sequence ATGCGGCTCGTGCGTGAGTATCTGGCGGCCATGGGATTCCTGACGCGCCTGGGGCCGGCGGTCCGCGACCCGGACATGGCCGCCTGCGTGCCGCTTTTCCCGGTCGTCGGCGCGACCCTCGGCCTGGTCCTGGCCGCGCCCCTGGCCCTGGGGCTTTTCGCCGGCCATCCCCTGGCCGGGGGCTTCGCCTACGCCGTGGCCAACGTCTGGCTCACGCGGGGCCTGCATATCGACGGGTTCGCCGACGTGGCCGACGCCTGGGGCAGCCTGGCCACGGGGGATCGTTTTTTCGCCATCATGAAGGACAGCCGCATCGGCGCCTTTGGCGGCATGGCCATTGTCGTGGCCCTGGCCGGGGCGATGCTGCTGGCCGGGGAGTGCCTGGCCGCGGGGCGGGTCTGGGTCCTGGCGTTCGCGCCGGTGCTGGGCCGGGCCGGGGCTGTGGCGCTGATGCGGGCCTGCCGCGACATCGGCCGGCCGGGGCTCGGGTCGCTGTGCCTGCCCGGGGCGGGTCGGGCCAATACGGCCATCGCCCTGGGCTTCACGCTGCTTGCGGGCGTGGTCCTGGCCGGCGGACGGGTGGTTGCCGTCGCTTGCCTGCTGGCCGGGCTGGTGGTCTTCAAGCTCGCCCGGCTGGCCCGTCGCAACGGCGGCGTCAACGGCGACTTTCTCGGCGCGGCCATCGTCGGCTGCGAGTTGGCCGGGTTGGCGGCCGGGCTCGCCTGA